Sequence from the Oligoflexia bacterium genome:
TATCATCACTTGGAATAAGACTAAGCGCTTGCTTACCGTCTTGACCACTTTTGATAAACAAATGAAAACGATTGCGAATTACTTGGTAGTCATAATAACTTTTTACTTTTTCGATAAAATAGTTCTTATCTGCATCTCCGCAGGTGAACTCTACAACTTCATGACCAATGTGCTCAGCAACGAGATCTTGAGGTCTGCCTTCGCATAAGAATTTTCCGTTATCCATGATAACCAAACGATCACAGATCTGCTCAGCTTCTTCCATGTAATGAGTGGTGAGAACCATGCTCATGCCATTTCTTTTAAGTGATCTCAAATTATCCCAAATCAGAAGTCTTGCTTGCGGATCAAGCCCCGTTGTTGGCTCATCTAAAAAAAGCATTTCAGGCGCGTTGATCATCCCGCGCGCAATTGCAAGTCTACGCTTCATGCCGCCTGAGAGTTGATCGACTGGCGCCATTGATTTTTCGTCAATTTTCATAAACCGTAGTAGCTCGCGGGCGCGCTTTTCAGCCATATCTTGTGGAATATTGTGATAGCTCGCATAGATCAAAAGATTTTCAAGTACCGTGAAATCGGTATCAAGACCATCTTCTTGCGGTACAACGCCAATTCGTTTTTTGATTTCTGAACTGCGGGTCATAACATCAAGACCCAAAACGTGGAGCTCCCCATCAGAAACCGGGGAGAGGCCATACATCATTTTCATAGTCGAAGTTTTGCCCGCACCATTGGGGCCAAGAAAACCAAAACATTCGCCACGTTTAATTTGAAAATTAATGCCGTTAACGACAGTTTTATCGCCGTAACGTTTAATCAGACCGCGACCTTCAGCAACGATGTCGACCATAGATTTTTAATCCGCTTTTTCGGCGCGCTTTCTTTTATTAGGGTCTAAGTATCTTTTTCTAAGACGAATATTTTTTGGTGTTACTTCAACAAGCTCATCATCAGAAATCCATTCAAGGGATTGCTCTAAACTTGTAGGAGCGGGAGGAGTTAATTTAACAGCCTCGTCAGCACCTGATGAACGCATATTTGTTAATTTTTTCTCGCGCGCAACGTTTACGATAAGATCATTATCTTTTGCATGCTCACCAATAACCATTCCCTCATAACAAGGAATGCCGGCACCAATAAACATGCGCCCTCGGGGCTCAAGATGAAATAGACCATAGGCAACTGAATCGCCCAAACGATCTGCGATAAGAGCACCGTTCATGCGCCCGCCGATATCACCTTTCCAGGGTTCATAACCTGCAAAGATGCTATTCATAAGGCCCGCACCTTTTGTGTCTGTTAGAAATTCACTGCGATAACCAATAAGACCTCGAGAAGGAACCAAAAATTCTACGCGTACACGACCTGAACCTTTATTATTCATATTGGTCATGACACCTTTTCGAAGACCCATTTTTTCTGTGACGATACCAACTGTAGCTTCAGGAACGTCGAACACAACGTTTTCCATTGGCTCATGTTTTTCGCCGTTAATTACTTTGGTAACAACTTTGGGTTTACTGATTAAAAGTTCAAAACCTTCGCGGCGCATTTGCTCAATCAAAATAGCCAATTGAAGTTCTCCGCGACCAAAAACTTTAAATGAGTCAGTGGCATCGGTTTTTTCCATGCGTAAAGAAACGTTATAGAGAAGTTCTTTCTCTAATCGCTCTAGAATTTTTCGACTTGTAACTTGATCGCCTTCTTTACCAGCAAAGGGTCCGTTATTTACGGAGAAGATCATGCTTACAGTAGGCTCTTCAACCACAACCCGTGGAAGTGGCAATGGGTTTATACCATCACTAATTGTGTCTCCAATTTCGATATTTTGCTCACCAGCGATGATAACGATATCGCCTGCGGGAACTTCTTTTGTTTCAACCTGTTTGAGACCTTCGTAAGTGAAAAGCGCTACAACACGAATTTTATTAATTTTATCAGCCTTACAAACACTGACGGTATCGCCAACTTTAATAACACCTTCACGAACACGACCGATTGCTAAACGACCAACAAAATTATTGTAACCAATATTTGTTACTAAAATTTGGAGTGGGTTTTCTGGTTTTCCTTTAGGAGCTGGAACCACGTCGAGAATAAGTTTAAAAAGTGGTTCCAAATTTTTACCAGGGAGATCACGATCTTTTAAATCATTTACAGCCCAACCATCACGCGCAACGGCATACACGATTGGAAAATCCACTTGCCAGTCTTCAGCATCGAGATCGACAAACAAATCAAAAACTTCATTTACGACTTCGTCAACGCGCGCATCGCTTCGATCAATTTTATTGATACAAACAATTACTTTAAGACCATCTTCCAGAGCTTTCTTTAAAACAAATCGTGTCTGTGGAAGCGGACCCTCTGATGCGTCAACTAAAAGCATGACACCATCGACCATCTTGAGCGTTCGCTCAACTTCACCACCGAAATCAGCATGCCCCGGTGTGTCGACGATATTGATCTTATAATCTTGATACTGAACCGAGGTATTTTTCGCCATAATGGTGATACCGCGTTCACGCTCAAGATCCATGGAATCCATAACGCGTTCTGCTACAACTTCGTTTGACCGAAAAGTTCCGCTTTGTCTGAGAAGCCCATCCACTAGAGTCGTTTTACCGTGGTCAACGTGGGCAATGATTGCGATATTTCTAATTTTTTGTTCTGCCATAAGTCCCTTTGGTTCTTTGGAAAAAACCAAATAAAGTATTTAACTGCTGCGCGTTTTAATCTCACCTACACTATTTGTCGAAGAGAGAAATTGCAACTAGAAGAGCATGTGGATACAATTTGGTGGTATGCAAACACATCTGGATTTACCCATATGGTCTATTGCTCCCTTTTTAGCCATTGTACTCAGCGTCGCTATTTTACCTGTTTTAGCACCCAGGTTTTGGCATCGGTACCACCATTTATTGTTAGCAATGTTCGCCATTCCCGTTATAGCGCTCTGTGCGGCAGTGAACTATCATTGGGTCGTTCATAGTTTCGTCGACTATGTCATTTTTATCTGCCTACTTGGCGCGCTGTATTCAATCGGCGGAAGTCTTTTAGTTGTCGGAACCCCAAAAGCAAACCCCGTAACAAATCTTGCCTATATGGCTTTTGGTGCCATTATCGCCAACTTTATTGGCACATTGGGCGCCAGCATGCTTTTGATTCGCCCACTTTTACGCAGCAATCGCGGCCGAAAGCATGAAGTTCATGTCATCGTGTTTTTTATTTTCATTGTTTCAAACGTTGGTGGGCTACTCACACCCTTAGGCGATCCACCATTACTTTTAGGTTACATCATGGGAGTTCCGTTTTGGTGGACTCTTAAGCTGTTTCCGGTTTGGTTTTTTGTCGTCACTTCACTCTTAGGAATTTTTGCGGCCCTTGATTCTTATTATTACCTTCATGATCCTGATTTTCGCGGCCCCATGAAACAAGAATTAGTTAAAGAGACAATTCAAATCACTGGGCGCTGGAATTTAGCACTCATCCCGGTTGTTATGGCGGCTTTGATATTACCTCAGGCGATTCCACATGAATATGAAATGTGGCGACACGCTCTGAGAGCGACAATTCTTATTGGTGTGGTTTATGTGAGTGGGCTGATCACACCAAAAATCGTGCGGACTTTAAATAATTTTTCATGGGAGCCGTTTAAAGAAGTGGCTATGGTTTTTGCGGCGATTTTCGCCACAATGATTCCGGCAATAAAGTATCTTGAGTTGCACGCAACTCAATTGGGAGTTCAATCTGCTTGGAGTTTTTATTGGTTGAGCGGTATTTTTTCAGGCATCTTAGATAATGCACCTACTTATGCTTCGTTTTTCGCACTCGCTCAGGGTTTGGGGAAAGATGTCGTTTCACTTACACTCGAGAATGGAACAAATATTTCTGAGACACTGCTCACAGCTATTAGCTGCGGAGCTGTGTTTTTTGGTGGCCTGACCTATATCGGAAATGCGCCGAATTTATTAATCAAAGCTGTTGCTGAAGATGAGAAAGTAAAAATGCCGTCATTTTTTGGCTTCCTCATCTGGAGCTTTGCCTTTCTTGTCCCCGTTTTATTCATGACCGCCGTCTTATTTTTCGAATAGATTACCAAAAGTAAGGCCGTACCTTTTTGTAATTAGCCGTGGCCGCCCATGAGGAAGGATTCGTGGCTGGTGTCTGATTGGGCGGAAAGATCGAATTGTGAAAAATAATTTCCGGCGATGTGAAGAATTTCATCTGCGGTGGGGGCTTGAAAAAGGCTTTTACGAAAATTTTGGCTTCCTGGGTAACCTGCCGAAAACCATGCTGCAAATTTTTTCATTTGAAGCATTGAATAACGAACATCGTTTCGTTCATCGACGAGTTCTTTGAGTCTTCCTAATGATTTGCAAAAATCTTTGTCTGTGGATTGTGGATAATCATTGTGAATAAGTTCTTGGGCTTGCTTGAAAATCCAGGGGTTTTTTAAACATCCGCGACCAATCATTACCCCATCACAGCCAGATTCACGCAAACGTCTCACGGCTGTTGCTGCAGAATTAATGTCGCCGTTTCCGATAATGGGAATAGAAGCCTTTGCCTTTACTTCACCAATTAAATCCCAATCTGCGAGCCCAGAATAACCTTGAGCACGAGTTCTGCCATGAATTGCAACCCAACTTACACCCGCATCAGCGGCAGCTTTAACAATGTCGTGGGCGTTGATAGTTTTGTCATCCCAACCTGTTCGAATTTTAATTGTCAGTGGAATTTTAATGGCAGATTTTATTTGAACTAATATTTTAAAAAGTACCAAAGGTTCACGCAACAACGCAGCTCCGGCTCCTTTTTTTACAACCTTCGGAACAGGGCAACCTAAATTAATATCCACAAAATCAGCTCGCTGCTCTTCAACAAACTGAGCAGCACGAGCTAGAACTTCGCCTTCTTCTCCAAAAAGTTGAACTCCAATGGGGCGTTGTTTTTCAGAAAAGCTCATCAGGTCTATGGTCCTGTGACTTTTGTATTCAATTCCGTATGCAGAAACGAGTTCGGTGATGACTGGACCACATCCCATTTCGCGCATAAAAGTGCGAAAGGAATTGTCTGTAATGCCAGCCATTGGTGCTAAGACAAATGGGTTTTTATTAAGTTCAGCCTTCAAATCGATCATGGACAAGGTTTATATCACAATCTCCATAGAATTTCAGCCCAGAGAGATTTATAATATAGGGAGATTAATTTCAGGGGGTAATTGTGACAAATTCGCAAAATGACGGCCATGGGCACGGAAATCATCCACATAATATGCAAGATAAGAAAACCTTTAGAATTTTAATTGGTGTCATTGTGTTGCTCGTCGGCTCAGCCATTTTATACAAGTACCTCAGAGACGGTGGCTTGGGTTTTAATGTTAACAAAACAGGCGAAAATGCCTGTGTGAAAGAAGTGAAAACCGTTGAAATGAGAGATGATAATATTAAAGGCATCATTGATAAGGGACAAAAAATTAAAGTCGCCATGGGTTGGTATGAATGTAACCCGATCAAAAAGGGTGATCTTGCTGTGTTTTATCGCCCGGGTCTTCTTGATGTTCCGTATGTAAAAGTTGTGCGTGGAGCCCCAGGTGAAAAATTTAGTGTAAAACCTGATAGTTCAAAAAAAGGGTGGAACGTTTATATCAATGGCGATGCGATCTCATATAATGGACGAGCATTTGTATTTGGTGATATTCGCGAAGAGCCAGCACTAAGAAGATATGAAGTAGTTCGCAATGGTGTGCTCAGAGACAATGAAGCTATTTTGATGTCGACAGTTCCGCCTGGAGATTTTGATAGCACGACAACTGGTCTTCACTTTTCTGGTGGATTAATTGGAAAAGTAATTGAGATTGCGGGTCAAGAAACTGATGAAACCGAAGAATCTAAAGACGCAGAAGTAAAAGATGATGCTCGCAAACCTGCTGAAGAAAAAACTGAAGTTACTGAGACTGAGGCTGAAAATTCTGTCACTGAAAGTAAGTGATTTTTATGCCGCAAGAATCTTGATTTAATGTAAATCCGTGTTTTTCACCCTACATCGAAATATTCATACTGATTTTTCACCCAAAGGGTAAAAAATAAGATACACTAAATCTCTATGAATAGGTATCTTGAGCCCTACATACAATCGGACTTAAAAGAAAAGATGGTGTTTCTTGGAGGCCCTCGCCAAGTTGGCAAGACCACTGTGGCATTAAATCTTCTCGGAAATGCAAAAGAAAATTATCTCAATTGGGATATTAACGAACACCGTGATAGCATTTTACGAAACGAACTCCCGCCCAAAGGTTTATTGGTTTTAGATGAAATTCACAAAAACAAATCATGGCGACGTTTTGTTAAAGGGCTCTATGATAAAAGTAAGATTTCTCATTACAGACCCATTTTAGTAACCGGAAGTGCTCGCCTTGATTATTACCGATTTAGCGGCGATTCACTTCAAGGTCGCTACCATTATCATCGACTTCACCCCCTCTCATTAGCTGAAATAAAATCAACTTCACAAAAGGATTTAATGTCATTGTTTGAGTTAGGCGGTTTTCCGGAACCTTTTTTAAAAGGGGCGAAAATCTCAGCCCTTAGATGGTCACGAGAATATAGAAATCGACTTATTCGAGATGATATTATTCCTATCGAAGAAATTTCAGATCTCACAAAAATGGAACTACTCTTGATGCGTTTACCTGATTTAGTGGGAAGTCCATTATCGATAAATGCATTACGCGAAGATCTAGAAGTATCACATAAAACACTTAAAAGATGGCTCGACATACTTGAGCGATTTTATGGCATTTTTAGACTAGAACCTTTTGGAGGAATCAAGATTAAAAGTGTTAAAAAAGAAAGCAAACACTACCACTTTGATTGGACTCTCATTCAAGATTCTAGATTTCGTTTTGAAAATATGATCGCCTCTCATCTACTAAAATGGGTTCATTTCAAACAAGATACAGAGGCTCTCGAGCTTGAATTAAAATTTTTTCGTGATACAGAACAAAGAGAAATTGATTTTGTGCTTTGTCAAAATTCTCAACCAACTCATTTTATCGAGTGCAAATTTGCAGACGATTCGATTTCAAAAACTCTTTATTTCATCAAAAATAAATATCCAAATGCAAACGTCATTCAGCTTCATCTGACTGGTAAAAAAGATTTTATATCCCCCGAAGGTATTCGTGTGATGCCCGCAAAATCATTTCTTGCAGATTTGGTTTAAAAGCAAAGTTACATACTATGATAAACCCTATTTCTGGTAAAACCTTTTGCCCGAAGATCTTTATGCTGAGCTAAATCTCGCTCTGCTTGCCTGCGAC
This genomic interval carries:
- a CDS encoding ABC transporter ATP-binding protein translates to MVDIVAEGRGLIKRYGDKTVVNGINFQIKRGECFGFLGPNGAGKTSTMKMMYGLSPVSDGELHVLGLDVMTRSSEIKKRIGVVPQEDGLDTDFTVLENLLIYASYHNIPQDMAEKRARELLRFMKIDEKSMAPVDQLSGGMKRRLAIARGMINAPEMLFLDEPTTGLDPQARLLIWDNLRSLKRNGMSMVLTTHYMEEAEQICDRLVIMDNGKFLCEGRPQDLVAEHIGHEVVEFTCGDADKNYFIEKVKSYYDYQVIRNRFHLFIKSGQDGKQALSLIPSDDMTVRKATLEDVFLKVAGHELRD
- the typA gene encoding translational GTPase TypA; the encoded protein is MAEQKIRNIAIIAHVDHGKTTLVDGLLRQSGTFRSNEVVAERVMDSMDLERERGITIMAKNTSVQYQDYKINIVDTPGHADFGGEVERTLKMVDGVMLLVDASEGPLPQTRFVLKKALEDGLKVIVCINKIDRSDARVDEVVNEVFDLFVDLDAEDWQVDFPIVYAVARDGWAVNDLKDRDLPGKNLEPLFKLILDVVPAPKGKPENPLQILVTNIGYNNFVGRLAIGRVREGVIKVGDTVSVCKADKINKIRVVALFTYEGLKQVETKEVPAGDIVIIAGEQNIEIGDTISDGINPLPLPRVVVEEPTVSMIFSVNNGPFAGKEGDQVTSRKILERLEKELLYNVSLRMEKTDATDSFKVFGRGELQLAILIEQMRREGFELLISKPKVVTKVINGEKHEPMENVVFDVPEATVGIVTEKMGLRKGVMTNMNNKGSGRVRVEFLVPSRGLIGYRSEFLTDTKGAGLMNSIFAGYEPWKGDIGGRMNGALIADRLGDSVAYGLFHLEPRGRMFIGAGIPCYEGMVIGEHAKDNDLIVNVAREKKLTNMRSSGADEAVKLTPPAPTSLEQSLEWISDDELVEVTPKNIRLRKRYLDPNKRKRAEKAD
- a CDS encoding sodium:proton antiporter, whose amino-acid sequence is MWIQFGGMQTHLDLPIWSIAPFLAIVLSVAILPVLAPRFWHRYHHLLLAMFAIPVIALCAAVNYHWVVHSFVDYVIFICLLGALYSIGGSLLVVGTPKANPVTNLAYMAFGAIIANFIGTLGASMLLIRPLLRSNRGRKHEVHVIVFFIFIVSNVGGLLTPLGDPPLLLGYIMGVPFWWTLKLFPVWFFVVTSLLGIFAALDSYYYLHDPDFRGPMKQELVKETIQITGRWNLALIPVVMAALILPQAIPHEYEMWRHALRATILIGVVYVSGLITPKIVRTLNNFSWEPFKEVAMVFAAIFATMIPAIKYLELHATQLGVQSAWSFYWLSGIFSGILDNAPTYASFFALAQGLGKDVVSLTLENGTNISETLLTAISCGAVFFGGLTYIGNAPNLLIKAVAEDEKVKMPSFFGFLIWSFAFLVPVLFMTAVLFFE
- the dusB gene encoding tRNA dihydrouridine synthase DusB — protein: MIDLKAELNKNPFVLAPMAGITDNSFRTFMREMGCGPVITELVSAYGIEYKSHRTIDLMSFSEKQRPIGVQLFGEEGEVLARAAQFVEEQRADFVDINLGCPVPKVVKKGAGAALLREPLVLFKILVQIKSAIKIPLTIKIRTGWDDKTINAHDIVKAAADAGVSWVAIHGRTRAQGYSGLADWDLIGEVKAKASIPIIGNGDINSAATAVRRLRESGCDGVMIGRGCLKNPWIFKQAQELIHNDYPQSTDKDFCKSLGRLKELVDERNDVRYSMLQMKKFAAWFSAGYPGSQNFRKSLFQAPTADEILHIAGNYFSQFDLSAQSDTSHESFLMGGHG
- a CDS encoding S26 family signal peptidase — its product is MTNSQNDGHGHGNHPHNMQDKKTFRILIGVIVLLVGSAILYKYLRDGGLGFNVNKTGENACVKEVKTVEMRDDNIKGIIDKGQKIKVAMGWYECNPIKKGDLAVFYRPGLLDVPYVKVVRGAPGEKFSVKPDSSKKGWNVYINGDAISYNGRAFVFGDIREEPALRRYEVVRNGVLRDNEAILMSTVPPGDFDSTTTGLHFSGGLIGKVIEIAGQETDETEESKDAEVKDDARKPAEEKTEVTETEAENSVTESK
- a CDS encoding AAA family ATPase; translation: MNRYLEPYIQSDLKEKMVFLGGPRQVGKTTVALNLLGNAKENYLNWDINEHRDSILRNELPPKGLLVLDEIHKNKSWRRFVKGLYDKSKISHYRPILVTGSARLDYYRFSGDSLQGRYHYHRLHPLSLAEIKSTSQKDLMSLFELGGFPEPFLKGAKISALRWSREYRNRLIRDDIIPIEEISDLTKMELLLMRLPDLVGSPLSINALREDLEVSHKTLKRWLDILERFYGIFRLEPFGGIKIKSVKKESKHYHFDWTLIQDSRFRFENMIASHLLKWVHFKQDTEALELELKFFRDTEQREIDFVLCQNSQPTHFIECKFADDSISKTLYFIKNKYPNANVIQLHLTGKKDFISPEGIRVMPAKSFLADLV